The Apium graveolens cultivar Ventura chromosome 6, ASM990537v1, whole genome shotgun sequence genome contains a region encoding:
- the LOC141665570 gene encoding uncharacterized protein LOC141665570, producing the protein MDRSWLKADRRTKQFKKGVEDLLLCAFENGFSENKICCPCIKCAHSKHWHARKVRDHLFLNGIDQTYKCWIWHGECNTEGGEPTTKGTGSSESVDQIPVGRNDDVSLDSSEMFNHIQSEYKPLYPGCEGYTKMKALVKFYNLKAKYEISDTCFSEMLLLVGSMLPQGNTFPSSFSEAKKSLCALGMEYKKIHVCLNDCLLYRGERDEDETKCRICQASRWKLNKKGDELEGIPAKVLWYFPLIPRLRNLFNSPQTSKDLTWHDRERLKDGKLRHPADAQTWKEVDARWPDFSSDLRNLRLALSSDGFNPFRSCNLDYSCWPILMSIYNLPPWLCMKRKYIMLCLLISGPTRPGNDIDVFLQPLIDDLKKLWHGKQVSMLTRMSSFC; encoded by the coding sequence atGGACAGGTCTTGGTTAAAGGCAGATAGAAGAACAAAACAATTCAAAAAAGGAGTCGAGGATTTGTTGTTGTGTGCATTTGAGAACGGATTTAGTGAAAATAAAATTTGTTGTCCATGTATAAAATGCGCACATAGTAAACATTGGCATGCTCGAAAAGTAAGGGACCATCTTTTTCTCAATGGTATCGATCAAACGTACAAGTGTTGGATTTGGCACGGAGAGTGCAATACAGAAGGAGGTGAGCCTACCACTAAAGGGACGGGCAGTTCAGAATCGGTAGATCAAATCCCAGTCGGTAGAAATGATGATGTATCCCTGGACTCCTCGGAAATGTTTAACCATATTCAATCTGAATATAAACCTCTTTATCCAGGATGTGAAGGATACACTAAGATGAAGGCTTTGGTAAAGTTTTATAACTTGAAAGCAAAATATGAAATATCTGATACTTGCTTCTCTGAAATGCTACTTTTGGTCGGGTCTATGCTTCCACAAGGCAACACATTTCCTTCTTCATTCAGTGAAGCTAAAAAAAGCTTGTGTGCCTTGGGAATGGAGTATAAAAAAATACACGTATGTCTGAATGATTGTTTACTATACCGTGGAGAGAGAGATGAAGATGAGACGAAGTGCCGCATTTGTCAGGCCTCTCGATGGAAGTTAAACAAAAAAGGAGATGAATTGGAAGGGATTCCTGCCAAGGTTTTATGGTATTTTCCATTAATACCACGTCTGAGGAATTTGTTCAACTCACCTCAAACATCTAAGGACTTGACTTGGCATGACAGAGAAAGGTTAAAGGATGGTAAATTGAGACACCCTGCTGATGCACAAACATGGAAGGAAGTCGATGCAAGGTGGCCAGACTTTTCTTCAGATCTTAGAAACTTACGGTTAGCTCTATCTTCTGATGGATTCAATCCTTTTCGTAGCTGTAATCTTGATTACTCATGTTGGCCTATTTTGATGTCAATTTATAATCTTCCACCATGGCTTTGTATGAAACGGAAGTATATAATGCTATGCTTGTTGATATCTGGACCAACTCGACCCGGAAATGATATTGATGTGTTTCTTCAACCACTTATAGATGATTTAAAAAAGTTGTGGCATGGGAAACAAGTGTCAATGCTTACAAGAATGAGCAGTTTTTGCTAA